One stretch of Sylvia atricapilla isolate bSylAtr1 chromosome 4, bSylAtr1.pri, whole genome shotgun sequence DNA includes these proteins:
- the TMEM156 gene encoding transmembrane protein 156, whose protein sequence is MCLLLRKPVVFRLALGIITVFILCLPEFFKVHEANTVMMSCMDTCSSSNTTFPLCTFNNSYKRSVQRRRENQTILLKVIVNNCNFQNIPCICQLSWWEQQSHPKQTECESKGNVNVDHQGSESIAKKTKGSLEVKPENVTYFYKYFNFNTVSKKEVEHNMNYLMEIYINNSIVGVQNAADEQLNHSCLLAIMEDQNNCINTSLQLKSYMEYPMCMTKITWLTMISVVFLFTISIVIYKIVQENKQNYYKHRVATSVSTLLRRKGSGHVRRTVSATKIHPLPVKTSKQEIPLPAQTTKILPAIPE, encoded by the exons ATGTGCTTACTTTTGAGAAAACCAGTAGTCTTCAGGTTAGCACTAGGAATAattactgtgtttattttgtgtttacCTGAATTTTTCAAAGTCCATGAAG CTAACACTGTAATGATGTCATGCATGGATACCTGTTCATCAAGTAATACCACTTTTCCACTTTGTACTTTTAACAATTCTTACAAAAGATCAGTGCAACGAAGAAGAGAAAACCAGACTATTTTGCTGAAAGTCATTGTAAATAATTGCaatttccaaaatattccaTGTATTTGCCAGTTATCCTGGTGGGAACAACAGTCCCACCCTAAACAGACAGAGTGTGAATCCAAGGGGAATGTGAATGTTGATCATCAAGGATCAGAGTCAATAGCTAAAAAAA caaaagGCTCTCTTGAAGTGAAACCAGAAAatgttacatatttttataaatatttcaatttcaaTACGGTTTCCAAGAAAGAAGTGGAGCATAATATGAACTACCTGATGGAAATCTACATCAACAATTCTATAGTTGGAGTACAAAATGCGGCCGACGAACAACTGAATCATTCTTGTCTCTTGGCAATTATGGAAGACCAAAACAACTGTATAAATACTTCACTGCAACTGAAGTCTTATATGGAAT ATCCGATGTGTATGACGAAGATCACTTGGCTCACTATGATTTCAGTAGTTTTTCTGTTTACTATTTCAATTGTCATCTACAAAATAgtccaagaaaataaacagaact atTATAAACACAGAGTAGCAACATCAGTTTCTACTCTTTTAAGAAGAAAGGGTTCTGGGCACGTAAGAAGAACTGTATCTGCTACTAAAATTCATCCTCTTCCTG TGAAAACCAGCAAACAAGAGATTCCACTTCCTGCACAGACCACAAAGATATTGCCTGCAATTCCTGAATAA